The following are encoded together in the Pedobacter steynii genome:
- a CDS encoding alpha/beta hydrolase-fold protein: protein MKYLFFLLFLYTGIQKLTAQDKIEAQLYSTSLKDSVKYTLYFPEDWEGWDDASKHPVLYAINYGVITGDYLQAQVSYFRKRRLTMPNSLIVVIDASMKRMGYSYETGNLSAEGLHFVDFLKKELIPSIEKTHNTSTFRTYIGHSFSASFGNYLFLNEPELFKGYIMLAAEKIAEEKPPFHLSNYAKDYYNHQPTFYYAAVGQFDLQRRRNYAKEIQKETGSLDTSKFFFRYDSLSLADHGNILTLAIQFALEHTYQFYTPYSAKDEKDVVKDLQAIHARIDDIYGIEPEKNFTFYNPFAQEAIKNNDKAGLVEVLKYFESNRLKGWNLMQFGQYCLRLQLKEKAKYYLGLAIEKIRHEEMNSNLGPENLLSCYSDLAFGVYEKEPEKGWDYLLKGLTLYQTNNKYLLKDGKVYFDLGKFSAINNYHVKEGLQYLLTYVSDHADTSNLPSYQSRISNDVAYYYIAKNYLQLKQPKKAKPYLIKALALNKENKAADQLLKQIQ, encoded by the coding sequence ATGAAATACTTGTTTTTTTTACTCTTTCTCTACACGGGCATTCAAAAATTGACAGCCCAGGATAAAATTGAAGCGCAGCTATACTCCACATCGTTAAAGGATTCCGTTAAATATACCCTGTATTTCCCCGAAGATTGGGAAGGCTGGGATGACGCCAGTAAACACCCCGTTCTTTACGCAATAAATTACGGGGTAATTACAGGGGATTACCTTCAGGCACAGGTTAGTTATTTCAGAAAGCGCAGATTGACGATGCCCAATAGCCTCATTGTAGTGATTGACGCAAGTATGAAACGTATGGGGTATAGCTATGAAACCGGTAATCTATCCGCCGAAGGCCTTCATTTTGTTGATTTTTTAAAAAAGGAACTCATTCCCTCTATAGAAAAAACGCACAATACTTCTACCTTCCGAACTTATATCGGACATTCATTTTCTGCAAGTTTTGGCAACTATCTTTTCTTAAATGAACCAGAGCTTTTTAAAGGTTATATCATGCTGGCTGCTGAAAAAATAGCGGAAGAAAAGCCACCGTTTCATCTTTCAAACTATGCAAAAGATTACTATAACCATCAGCCTACTTTCTATTACGCCGCGGTTGGTCAGTTTGACCTTCAACGCAGGCGGAATTATGCAAAGGAAATTCAAAAAGAAACCGGATCCCTGGACACCAGCAAATTCTTTTTCCGGTACGATAGCTTGTCTCTGGCCGACCACGGTAATATCCTGACTTTAGCCATCCAATTCGCGCTGGAACATACTTATCAATTTTATACCCCCTACTCTGCTAAAGACGAAAAAGATGTGGTAAAAGACTTGCAAGCCATCCATGCCCGTATCGATGATATTTACGGTATCGAACCAGAAAAAAACTTCACATTTTATAATCCTTTTGCTCAGGAAGCCATAAAAAACAATGATAAAGCGGGCCTTGTGGAAGTATTGAAATACTTTGAAAGCAACCGACTGAAGGGCTGGAATTTAATGCAATTTGGCCAATATTGTCTTCGGTTACAATTAAAAGAAAAAGCAAAATACTATCTCGGGCTGGCGATTGAAAAGATCAGACACGAAGAAATGAACAGCAATCTGGGACCTGAAAATTTATTAAGCTGTTATAGTGATCTTGCTTTTGGCGTTTATGAAAAAGAACCGGAAAAAGGCTGGGACTATTTGTTAAAAGGGCTGACATTATATCAAACCAACAACAAGTATTTGCTTAAAGACGGTAAAGTTTATTTTGACCTGGGTAAGTTTTCTGCAATCAACAATTATCATGTTAAAGAAGGTTTACAATATTTATTAACCTACGTATCTGATCACGCAGACACTTCCAACCTTCCGTCTTACCAAAGCAGAATCTCTAACGATGTGGCATATTATTATATAGCAAAAAATTACCTGCAGTTAAAGCAACCCAAAAAGGCCAAACCATATTTAATTAAAGCCTTAGCATTAAACAAGGAAAATAAAGCTGCCGATCAATTACTCAAACAAATACAGTAA
- a CDS encoding SusC/RagA family TonB-linked outer membrane protein, translated as MTKLRPTTKPKICHKVNFKPMLFFFSKNCCALLFLLLTTLGNAFAQNTDLMEVRGRVVDEGAGPIPAATVTIQGTSNGSQTDKDGRFILKNVKPGDMIKIAYLGYITQVVPAKKDLQIVLKESKNDLDEVVVLGYGTQKKANITGAVSSINMNKVNNVPVTNLSNALAGRAAGVTVTNTSGLAGATSDIRIRGTFGSPLIVIDGIIKTKADFDALDANEIDQMSILKDAATASVYGSQAGNGVVVVTTKKGSNQAPVFNFQTSYTTARPTQTLLSDLTTPADELTYQNRVAEFNGNSLPNGQREFDYFKDKNYNVNDWIWRNPSTQKYLLSVNGGGEKVSYYTQASYTGEKGSYENLDYGKFNLRSNVTAKLSNAITLNLNVAAAQQNHDRFYWPFSGDDDYDVGDFYRVTFNWPKLYPFYTDKDGNPANQVTEYPVQTPMGSWQAWNVIDQVMGERYINSKKRQLNSILTMDIKLDEFVKGLSAKVVGNYEGNDFLRKWYMTFQKNYAFISKEPGGNRFIPGAPDPNNTNTFNFSQALPFLRYQTENGWKYQLNAYLSYNRTFGKHTVDALAVWEQTERHAYNVTAKASSPLTSIDQMFVYSNDEANRTGTGFEGLGASSAWVGKLNYNFDNRYLVDFSFRYDGSTLFAKDKRWGFFPSVSLAWRVSQESFFKDAVSWVNDLKLRVSHGTTGNLLDVNSDPLPAFTYTPTYQNAGSYIFGDNLYTTIAPGATPIPNVTWATIENSNIGLDFDLLNNRLSGSIEVFRNRMKDILGRRTVTLPDSYGQTLAAENYAERSFRGSELTLNWKGSAGNEISYGIYGNIGYAVDRWDILDQGADYLEGGNRHWQSAIGQPADRLFGFKAKGIIRTQAELDQLIASGYKTYGRTPYLGAILYEDIRGDNYTPGPDGKVDDNDIQLLSNNNKPRINFGLGFNVSWKGFTIDTHFQGVGGYDRMISNLEGGGMRQHGGSFRTYYPIWADDVWTPDNPDGKYPRVVGANWAESGTNNSTFWIRNGAYLRLRNLNIAYNLPQSWLSTVKLSGAQVFLNGTNLLTISDMKEFQDPEQRYYDSFPVMKTFTLGLNVKF; from the coding sequence ATGACCAAGTTAAGACCAACGACCAAACCCAAAATTTGCCATAAGGTGAATTTTAAACCAATGCTTTTTTTCTTCAGTAAAAATTGCTGTGCCTTGCTGTTTCTATTGTTAACCACATTGGGTAACGCATTTGCGCAGAATACCGATCTGATGGAAGTGAGGGGAAGAGTAGTAGATGAAGGGGCAGGACCTATTCCTGCAGCAACAGTAACCATTCAGGGAACTTCAAATGGATCTCAGACCGATAAGGACGGGCGCTTTATCCTTAAAAATGTGAAACCAGGCGATATGATAAAAATTGCTTATTTAGGATATATTACGCAGGTAGTGCCAGCAAAAAAGGACCTGCAAATCGTCCTGAAAGAATCTAAAAATGACCTGGATGAAGTAGTCGTTTTAGGTTATGGAACACAGAAAAAGGCGAACATTACCGGAGCAGTTTCCTCTATAAACATGAATAAGGTGAACAATGTACCGGTTACGAATCTTTCCAATGCTTTGGCCGGAAGAGCAGCGGGAGTAACGGTAACCAATACTTCCGGCTTAGCTGGCGCGACATCTGACATCAGAATCAGGGGAACTTTTGGCTCACCTTTAATCGTTATTGACGGAATTATAAAAACCAAGGCTGATTTCGATGCCTTAGATGCGAACGAAATTGATCAGATGAGCATTTTAAAGGATGCGGCAACTGCATCGGTTTATGGCTCACAGGCAGGAAACGGAGTCGTGGTGGTCACCACCAAAAAAGGATCTAATCAGGCTCCTGTCTTTAATTTTCAGACTTCTTACACTACTGCACGCCCAACACAAACTTTGCTGTCGGATTTAACTACTCCTGCAGATGAGCTGACTTATCAGAACAGAGTGGCAGAATTCAATGGAAATTCATTGCCAAACGGACAGCGAGAGTTTGATTATTTTAAAGATAAAAACTACAATGTGAACGACTGGATCTGGAGAAACCCAAGTACTCAGAAATACTTGCTCAGTGTAAATGGGGGAGGTGAAAAAGTTTCTTATTACACACAGGCAAGTTATACCGGTGAAAAAGGATCTTATGAAAACTTAGATTATGGAAAATTTAACCTTCGTTCGAATGTAACGGCCAAACTGAGTAACGCTATTACGTTGAACCTGAATGTTGCGGCAGCGCAGCAAAATCACGACCGGTTTTACTGGCCGTTTTCGGGAGATGATGATTATGATGTGGGGGATTTTTACAGGGTTACTTTTAACTGGCCTAAACTATACCCTTTTTATACCGACAAAGATGGCAATCCTGCAAATCAGGTTACCGAATATCCGGTACAAACCCCAATGGGAAGCTGGCAGGCCTGGAATGTGATTGACCAGGTAATGGGAGAACGTTACATTAACTCCAAGAAAAGGCAATTGAATTCTATCCTGACGATGGACATCAAGCTGGATGAATTTGTGAAAGGGCTCTCGGCTAAAGTAGTGGGCAATTATGAAGGCAATGATTTTTTACGGAAATGGTACATGACCTTCCAGAAAAATTATGCCTTTATCTCTAAAGAACCGGGTGGAAATCGTTTCATCCCGGGTGCACCTGACCCGAACAACACCAATACATTTAACTTTAGTCAGGCTTTACCTTTTCTGCGGTACCAGACAGAAAATGGCTGGAAGTATCAGTTAAATGCCTACCTGAGTTATAACCGGACTTTTGGAAAACACACTGTTGATGCTTTAGCCGTTTGGGAGCAGACAGAACGACATGCCTATAATGTAACTGCAAAAGCTTCTTCACCGCTGACCTCCATTGATCAGATGTTTGTTTATTCAAATGATGAAGCGAACAGAACCGGAACCGGTTTTGAAGGTTTAGGGGCCAGCAGCGCATGGGTCGGTAAATTGAATTATAATTTTGACAACCGTTATCTGGTTGATTTCTCATTCAGATATGATGGAAGTACCTTGTTTGCAAAAGATAAAAGATGGGGATTTTTTCCATCTGTGTCATTGGCATGGAGGGTATCTCAGGAAAGCTTTTTTAAAGATGCAGTAAGTTGGGTAAACGATTTGAAATTGCGCGTCTCTCATGGGACAACCGGAAATCTGTTAGATGTGAACAGTGATCCGCTTCCGGCATTTACTTATACACCAACTTATCAAAACGCCGGAAGTTATATTTTTGGTGATAACCTGTATACGACCATTGCACCGGGAGCAACACCAATCCCGAATGTAACCTGGGCTACAATCGAAAACTCCAATATCGGACTTGACTTTGACCTGCTAAATAACCGTTTGTCAGGAAGCATCGAGGTGTTCAGGAATAGAATGAAAGATATTTTAGGTCGCCGTACAGTTACGCTACCGGATTCTTATGGTCAGACACTGGCCGCCGAGAATTATGCGGAACGTTCTTTCCGGGGTTCAGAGCTTACTTTAAACTGGAAAGGTTCTGCGGGCAACGAAATTTCGTATGGCATATACGGAAATATAGGTTATGCGGTAGACAGGTGGGACATTTTAGACCAGGGCGCAGATTATCTGGAAGGGGGAAACCGCCATTGGCAATCCGCTATCGGGCAACCTGCCGACCGGCTGTTTGGCTTTAAGGCTAAAGGAATTATTCGCACCCAGGCCGAATTGGATCAGCTGATTGCAAGCGGCTATAAAACTTATGGACGCACACCATATCTAGGTGCGATTTTGTATGAGGACATCAGAGGAGATAACTATACGCCAGGACCAGATGGAAAAGTAGATGATAATGATATTCAGTTGTTGAGTAACAACAATAAACCGAGGATAAATTTTGGTTTAGGCTTTAATGTGAGCTGGAAAGGATTTACAATAGATACTCATTTTCAGGGTGTAGGAGGGTACGACAGGATGATCAGTAACCTGGAAGGTGGCGGCATGCGCCAGCATGGAGGGAGTTTCAGAACGTATTATCCGATCTGGGCAGACGATGTATGGACCCCGGATAATCCGGATGGAAAATATCCTCGTGTAGTGGGTGCCAACTGGGCGGAATCCGGAACGAACAACTCTACTTTCTGGATCAGAAACGGTGCTTATCTCCGATTGAGGAACCTGAATATTGCGTATAATTTACCTCAAAGCTGGTTGAGTACAGTAAAGCTTTCCGGTGCTCAGGTGTTTCTGAATGGAACTAATTTGCTGACCATTTCAGATATGAAAGAGTTTCAGGATCCGGAACAGAGGTATTATGATTCCTTTCCTGTAATGAAAACATTTACTCTTGGATTAAACGTCAAATTTTAA
- a CDS encoding Gfo/Idh/MocA family oxidoreductase — protein sequence MEPKKTTTQTTRRDFITKAAVGMAAFTIVPRYVLGGTGFIAPSDKLTKAVIGVGSMGRGHFGYDGTQVVAICDVDTRHLNKAASMLDKGVKTFSDYRELIKLPEVDIVHIATPPHWHGIMSVDAANAGKDIWCEKPMTHTIGEGKRVMEAVQKHGSMFRLNTWFRFKDTFYGMGTTVKPVKKLVDSGLLGWPLKVTVGKHTGYDWKFYWVGKDNLAPQPVPAELDYDRWLGPAPYKPYNEHRVHQTFRGYWDYDGGGLSDMGQHYIDPIQYFLGKDDTSPVSVEIDAPQQHTDAVGTWRRITYTYADGCQIILDGEGKDTNVPYIEGPKGKLYPGFKSDIPDLERKLAAFPEPAPQMTDFVTSVKTRQKFALNEENGHRSCNIVNMGLIALRLGRSLKFDPVKQEFIDDEGANRLINPVMRAPYTI from the coding sequence ATGGAACCGAAAAAAACAACAACGCAAACAACGAGAAGAGATTTCATTACCAAGGCCGCCGTCGGAATGGCGGCTTTCACTATTGTGCCCCGCTATGTATTAGGAGGAACTGGATTTATCGCGCCCAGCGACAAACTAACCAAGGCCGTAATCGGCGTGGGGTCTATGGGACGTGGACATTTTGGCTACGATGGAACACAGGTTGTAGCAATATGCGATGTAGATACCAGACACCTTAACAAGGCGGCATCTATGTTAGACAAGGGCGTTAAAACCTTTAGCGATTATCGCGAGCTGATTAAATTGCCCGAAGTAGACATTGTACACATTGCTACCCCTCCTCATTGGCATGGGATTATGTCAGTTGATGCAGCCAATGCAGGTAAGGACATCTGGTGTGAAAAACCAATGACCCATACTATCGGAGAAGGTAAACGGGTAATGGAGGCGGTACAAAAACATGGAAGTATGTTCCGCTTGAATACCTGGTTCAGGTTTAAAGATACTTTTTACGGAATGGGAACCACCGTAAAACCAGTTAAGAAATTAGTGGACAGTGGTTTATTGGGATGGCCTTTAAAGGTTACCGTAGGTAAACATACCGGATATGACTGGAAGTTTTATTGGGTAGGTAAGGACAACCTTGCGCCTCAACCTGTACCAGCGGAACTGGATTACGACAGGTGGCTTGGTCCGGCACCTTATAAGCCTTATAATGAACATCGTGTTCACCAGACTTTCCGCGGATACTGGGACTATGATGGGGGTGGGCTGAGCGATATGGGACAGCATTACATTGATCCTATCCAGTACTTTTTAGGCAAGGATGATACCAGTCCGGTTTCTGTAGAAATCGATGCCCCACAACAACACACTGATGCAGTGGGTACCTGGAGAAGGATTACTTATACCTATGCAGATGGTTGTCAGATTATTTTAGACGGCGAAGGAAAGGATACCAATGTGCCTTATATCGAAGGTCCTAAAGGTAAACTTTATCCGGGATTTAAGTCGGATATCCCGGACCTGGAGCGTAAGCTGGCGGCATTCCCTGAGCCTGCACCACAAATGACGGATTTTGTAACCTCTGTTAAAACCAGACAGAAGTTTGCTTTAAATGAAGAAAACGGACACCGTTCCTGTAACATTGTAAACATGGGACTGATTGCCCTGAGACTGGGCCGTTCATTAAAGTTTGATCCGGTAAAACAGGAATTTATTGATGACGAAGGTGCAAACAGACTGATTAATCCGGTAATGCGTGCCCCTTATACCATTTAA
- a CDS encoding DUF6266 family protein, with product MAISKYGPYGHPNGKIGKLVHYMLNGQPVTRLVGRRTKSSPAQLVNCQSMAVTMRFLNHQSVLRFINSGFELEARGTVKNQHNLATSYNKKFALKGEYPNLRMDYSKVLLSKGELSAPKDTKLIKTETGLELSWNPEMPDSWHHGDDIAMVLVYFPGTQEGISFLNASKRETGKHSIPLTGEFKDDPIEVYMCFKSADGKEISDSVYFGNLNGEADTPEEQRQKRKYVELKARFDQVSVAYWQNIEHNGGVVVETKAFRNLQTEYLALKAKLDNLPGKPS from the coding sequence ATGGCAATATCTAAGTACGGCCCATATGGCCATCCAAATGGAAAAATTGGAAAACTGGTACACTACATGTTAAATGGGCAGCCTGTAACACGTTTAGTGGGAAGAAGGACTAAATCGAGTCCTGCGCAATTGGTGAATTGCCAGAGTATGGCAGTAACGATGCGCTTTTTAAATCATCAGAGTGTCTTGAGGTTTATCAATTCAGGCTTTGAACTGGAAGCCCGCGGAACGGTTAAAAACCAGCATAACCTGGCTACTTCTTACAATAAGAAATTTGCCCTAAAAGGCGAGTATCCTAACCTCAGGATGGATTACAGCAAAGTATTGCTGAGTAAAGGGGAATTATCTGCTCCTAAAGACACTAAACTGATTAAAACAGAAACAGGGCTGGAGTTGAGCTGGAATCCTGAAATGCCTGATTCCTGGCATCATGGAGATGATATCGCCATGGTTTTAGTATATTTTCCAGGTACTCAGGAAGGGATCAGCTTTTTAAATGCGTCCAAAAGAGAAACAGGAAAACACAGCATTCCCTTAACCGGAGAATTTAAGGATGATCCGATAGAGGTTTATATGTGTTTTAAATCTGCCGACGGAAAGGAAATCTCTGATAGTGTCTATTTTGGAAACCTGAACGGGGAAGCAGATACGCCGGAAGAACAGCGGCAAAAGAGGAAATATGTGGAGTTGAAAGCCCGGTTTGATCAGGTGTCGGTGGCTTATTGGCAGAATATTGAGCATAACGGAGGGGTAGTTGTGGAGACTAAAGCCTTTAGGAATCTCCAAACGGAATACCTTGCGTTGAAAGCTAAGTTGGATAATTTGCCAGGAAAACCAAGTTGA
- a CDS encoding RagB/SusD family nutrient uptake outer membrane protein, translating into MKKIILYILVISLSTSCKKVLDVENINSYSPEKVWNDANLANAYMANIYSVFGNWNAAADWRSDQLAGIPFYPDAVSVTNGGLGNWDYGRIRLINQALVDVEKGSLPTADKNAILGQAYFLRAYVYFGMVATYGGVPYIKIPQDRYADDLDVPRNSTKECFEFIAKDLDQAIAMLPKKTAPSSGNWGKIDGNFALAFKAKVLLYKASPQFNPSSPWDNTFWADAYTTNKLAYDDLKGQGFALVDNYSNIALTERNSEVIFSVINKFPNKVANWDNGTRPGSLSRGPAGSCPTWNFVKAFPMKDGKLYNDPTGAYYKTDEQFLKSYWENRDPRFDKSILWNGKAYPVSGKVDGYRQYTALGVAPALDNFGINPNSTEKSENGNRYTGLFILKNSRLDLKQEQVEQYDTDFVLMRFAEVMLNYAEAANETGRAAEALDILKQIRKRAGIDPGAAANYGIIAISRDQIRKAIMDERNIEFCFEGHRFNDLRRWRMFNVLNNNPKYGIESIAISADGSEMPISAAAAQAKANQLKENNFKYVVLQIPRTGVQMNVVPDKYYFAPISQTIIGKTKKLEQNKDWGGTFDPTLH; encoded by the coding sequence ATGAAAAAAATTATCTTATATATATTAGTCATCTCACTTTCGACAAGCTGTAAGAAGGTTTTAGATGTCGAAAATATCAATAGCTATAGCCCTGAAAAGGTGTGGAATGATGCTAATTTAGCCAATGCCTATATGGCAAATATCTATTCTGTTTTTGGGAACTGGAATGCAGCTGCCGACTGGAGATCAGATCAGCTGGCCGGTATTCCTTTTTATCCGGATGCGGTTAGCGTAACCAACGGTGGACTTGGCAACTGGGATTATGGCCGGATCCGTTTAATCAATCAGGCTTTGGTTGATGTAGAAAAGGGCTCTTTGCCCACCGCAGATAAAAATGCGATCCTTGGTCAGGCTTATTTTTTAAGGGCCTATGTTTATTTTGGGATGGTCGCTACCTATGGTGGGGTACCTTATATCAAAATTCCTCAGGACAGATATGCTGATGATCTGGATGTACCTAGAAACTCTACCAAAGAGTGTTTTGAGTTTATCGCAAAAGATCTGGATCAGGCCATTGCAATGCTACCTAAAAAAACTGCTCCATCATCAGGTAACTGGGGAAAAATTGATGGCAATTTCGCACTGGCATTTAAAGCAAAGGTCTTATTGTACAAAGCATCCCCGCAATTTAATCCTTCGAGTCCATGGGACAATACTTTCTGGGCTGATGCTTATACCACTAATAAATTAGCCTATGATGATTTGAAAGGACAAGGATTTGCACTGGTAGATAATTATTCAAATATTGCGCTGACCGAACGAAATAGTGAAGTTATTTTTTCTGTGATCAATAAGTTCCCGAACAAGGTAGCGAATTGGGATAATGGTACCCGTCCGGGTTCATTGAGCAGAGGACCGGCGGGATCTTGCCCGACCTGGAATTTTGTAAAAGCTTTTCCGATGAAAGATGGTAAATTATACAATGACCCTACAGGTGCTTATTACAAAACGGATGAGCAGTTTTTGAAATCTTACTGGGAAAACAGAGATCCAAGGTTTGATAAGTCCATATTGTGGAATGGAAAAGCCTATCCTGTTTCCGGTAAAGTGGATGGATACAGACAGTACACCGCTCTTGGGGTAGCTCCGGCATTGGATAACTTCGGAATTAATCCGAACTCTACCGAGAAATCAGAAAATGGAAACCGTTATACAGGGCTTTTTATCTTAAAAAATAGCAGATTAGATTTAAAACAGGAACAGGTAGAGCAATATGATACAGATTTTGTGTTGATGCGCTTTGCGGAAGTGATGCTGAATTATGCGGAAGCGGCAAATGAAACTGGTCGTGCTGCAGAGGCTCTGGACATTTTAAAGCAAATCCGCAAGCGTGCAGGTATTGACCCGGGGGCAGCTGCTAATTATGGAATTATCGCCATAAGCCGGGATCAGATCAGAAAAGCCATAATGGATGAGCGAAATATTGAGTTTTGCTTTGAGGGGCACCGGTTCAATGATTTACGCCGCTGGAGAATGTTCAATGTGTTAAATAACAATCCCAAATACGGAATTGAATCGATTGCCATATCAGCAGACGGATCGGAAATGCCGATCAGTGCGGCTGCAGCTCAGGCTAAAGCAAATCAGTTAAAGGAAAATAATTTTAAATATGTTGTTTTGCAAATACCAAGAACAGGAGTGCAGATGAATGTGGTACCTGATAAGTATTACTTTGCTCCGATATCACAAACTATAATTGGTAAGACTAAAAAATTAGAACAGAATAAAGACTGGGGTGGAACGTTTGATCCGACACTCCATTAG
- a CDS encoding ROK family transcriptional regulator yields MNLSLLNNIILSEHKNDKHLNHKYKILKQLFSAGPSSISTLCDAVGVSTPSMLKLLADLVGIGWIEKSGSGVSIGGRKPDLYALKNERALIICVDIELFDTRIAILDNNCNFISEVKRVSLPISKSRADFFSILLPLLQEVLESAQIDKTKIIGCYVGMPGLVNTEKGENYSYLIDNMENSSLVEAFEKALNLPVIIQNDMAGSAIAEFRHGLAKGKKNALVLLMDWGVGLGIIMDGELRRGATGFSGEFGHIPFVENGALCYCGKHGCLETIASGNALSKTAREGLLLGKKSMLNDLSKEELERIEPEVIINAANRGDQYAIQLLSNIGANMGKGISILIQLFNPELIVLTGKIAKAKQYITLPMQQSINTYCMTQIREEMVIESSVLGENSRLLGYATDGIDRFLEAYLSKAKKLKK; encoded by the coding sequence ATGAATCTTTCATTATTAAATAACATAATCCTTTCAGAGCATAAAAATGATAAACACCTTAACCATAAATACAAAATCTTAAAGCAGCTCTTTTCTGCAGGGCCTTCTTCCATTTCAACATTATGTGATGCGGTAGGTGTCAGTACCCCAAGTATGTTAAAGCTCCTGGCAGATCTGGTGGGTATAGGCTGGATTGAAAAAAGCGGCAGTGGTGTATCTATTGGTGGAAGAAAACCAGATTTATATGCGTTAAAAAATGAAAGAGCGTTGATTATCTGCGTCGATATAGAGCTGTTCGATACCAGAATAGCTATTCTGGACAACAACTGTAACTTTATATCTGAAGTGAAAAGGGTTTCCCTTCCCATCTCAAAAAGCAGAGCTGACTTTTTTTCCATTTTACTTCCGCTCCTTCAGGAGGTATTGGAATCTGCTCAGATTGACAAAACCAAAATAATTGGTTGTTATGTGGGCATGCCGGGATTGGTAAACACAGAAAAGGGCGAAAACTACAGTTATCTGATCGATAATATGGAAAACAGTTCTCTGGTAGAAGCCTTTGAAAAAGCACTTAATCTGCCTGTTATTATACAAAATGATATGGCGGGATCAGCCATAGCCGAATTTCGCCACGGACTTGCCAAAGGCAAAAAGAATGCCCTGGTCCTGCTCATGGATTGGGGCGTTGGACTGGGAATTATTATGGATGGTGAGCTAAGAAGAGGTGCTACCGGTTTTTCCGGAGAATTTGGACACATTCCTTTTGTTGAAAACGGTGCGCTTTGTTATTGCGGAAAACATGGTTGTTTAGAAACCATCGCTTCAGGAAATGCCTTATCAAAAACAGCAAGGGAAGGTCTTTTACTAGGTAAAAAGTCTATGCTAAACGACTTATCAAAAGAAGAACTGGAAAGAATAGAACCAGAAGTCATCATCAATGCAGCAAACCGGGGCGATCAATATGCTATCCAGCTTTTGTCCAATATCGGGGCAAATATGGGTAAAGGAATATCTATCCTGATTCAATTGTTTAACCCTGAACTGATTGTCCTGACAGGGAAAATTGCAAAAGCGAAGCAATACATTACTTTACCGATGCAACAATCCATAAATACCTATTGCATGACCCAGATCAGAGAAGAAATGGTGATAGAATCTTCTGTTCTTGGTGAAAATTCCAGACTTTTAGGATATGCAACAGACGGGATAGACCGGTTTCTGGAAGCCTATCTTAGCAAAGCAAAAAAGTTAAAGAAGTAA
- a CDS encoding helix-turn-helix domain-containing protein gives MDVQQLLFFYPEDPLLRKYIEYYYFFRTDDDGFYSNYYSFPNVENSLNIHQHVSCQIEGSTIRIQNDPANDYLCILQGKYDTPLQVELQGKLDKVTIIFKPLGINHFIKPAFADIAKQSSQVFTAWEDDQNYHQFLTSFYRKNDLGDRLPLLENFLLTQYHLLDQLPVLEIALNMLSDFEREYSITEISDTLSLNNRTFNRLFYKHLATSPVTHRKIARFRHSLKNKLIKQQFDNLTQIGYRSNFYDQSYFNRVYKKVTGENPSQFFNSIAKLADEQLILKFLRK, from the coding sequence ATGGACGTTCAGCAACTGCTCTTTTTTTACCCGGAAGATCCTTTATTGAGAAAATATATCGAATATTATTACTTTTTCCGAACGGATGATGATGGCTTTTATAGCAATTATTATTCATTTCCTAATGTTGAGAACTCGTTAAACATCCATCAGCATGTTTCCTGCCAGATAGAGGGATCGACCATCAGGATACAAAATGATCCGGCCAACGACTATCTATGCATCCTTCAGGGAAAATATGATACCCCGCTTCAGGTAGAGCTCCAGGGTAAGCTCGACAAAGTCACGATCATATTTAAGCCATTAGGCATTAATCATTTTATAAAACCAGCATTTGCCGATATCGCCAAACAATCATCTCAGGTATTTACAGCCTGGGAAGATGATCAAAATTATCATCAGTTTTTAACCTCTTTTTATCGCAAAAACGATCTCGGAGATCGTTTACCACTGCTGGAAAACTTCTTATTGACACAATACCATCTGCTGGATCAGTTGCCTGTATTGGAAATAGCTTTGAACATGTTATCAGATTTCGAACGTGAGTACAGTATTACCGAAATTTCCGACACACTATCTCTTAACAACCGCACCTTTAATCGCCTTTTCTATAAACACTTAGCAACCTCTCCGGTTACTCATCGAAAAATTGCCCGTTTCAGGCATTCCCTTAAAAATAAACTCATTAAGCAACAATTCGACAACCTTACTCAAATTGGCTACAGAAGCAATTTTTATGACCAGTCTTATTTCAACAGGGTATATAAAAAGGTTACCGGAGAAAATCCATCTCAATTTTTCAACTCCATAGCGAAACTGGCAGATGAGCAGTTGATACTGAAATTTCTAAGAAAATAG